The genomic region AATAACAATCAGGTTATAGAGATAATCCTGCCAAAACAGACTTCGTCCCCAGTATTCACTCCAATCAAATAACCATGATATACCAAGAGATAAAACGGCTGATGCGATTAATGATGTGAACAACTGAATCGCGATCCTTCTGCCTGTTGCATCAATCGACGTATAGGTACGTCTGAAATACAGTAAAATAAAACGATTGAGGTACCAAATAAAAGTAGTCACTGCAAGAAATGTTAAATAGCAAAAAGAAAAGGCATGACCTTTTACTATCCACTCTTCCGAATAGAAAAAAAAAGTAATGACAAAGGCAACCGAAGGTATTCCCAACAGTCGTAGCCATCCATCATTCAAACTGCTGATAAGCGCTGCTTTCGATTCCTTCATTCTTTCTGAAGCACTAAAGGTATTCACTTTATAAGTAAGCATGCGTCTTCCTTTCAAAATTAAAGGGATATTCATATGCAAAATTATTCAGCAGGACGACTTTTCGTCTATAAAAAGGACGAACGGCCTAAAAGGAAGCCTAAAACTGACAATTTCCAGACCGGATCGAAAAATGACACCATTTAATCATTTGATTTTGAAATCTATTGGAGTTCATTTCGGCAAACACTAAGGCCTAATTCTAAAAGATTAAAAGCGGAACTTCATCGTCTGCAGCAAGAGGTAATGACCTAAAAAACTTACTTTTGCAGCAGTTAAAACAGGACAATGAATAAACTTCAGAATTACTATTGTGGAAAGTGGGTGAGCGGAGAAGGAGATGGTCAAACACTTTATAATGCTATTAACGGCGGAATAATCGCTACGGCCAGCAGTAAGGGACTCGATTTTGCGAAAATGTTGGATTATGGGCGTACAACCGGCGGACATCAATTCAGAAAAATGACTTTTCATGAAAGAGGTCGTATGCTCAAAGCGCTGGCCCTGCATTTAGGAACAAAAAAAGAAGATTTTTATAAGATCAGTTGGGCTACAGGTGCCACAAGAGTTGACAGCTGGATAGATATTGAAGGTGGCATAGGAAATTTATTTGCGAACAGCAGTCTGCGTCGTCAATTTCCAAATGAAACTTTTTGCCTTGAGGGGGATATGGTGAAACTGAGTAAGAACGGCACTTTTATCGGTCATCATATTTGTGTCCCGCGTGAAGGTGTTGCCATTCATATCAATGCCTTCAACTTTCCGGTATGGGGTATGCTGGAAAAGATTGCAGTAAACCTAATGGCCGGTGTTCCTGCTGTAGTGAAGCCTGCCACGATCACCTCCTTCCTGACAGAAGCAGTAGTGAAGGAAATCGTGGCTTCCGGCATTTTACCGGAAGGAAGTCTGCAGTTGATCTGTGGTTCGGCAAACGGAATATTAGATCATGTCAGTAGTCAGGATGTGGTGACATTTACCGGATCTGCATCTACAGGGAAAATGTTAAAAGCTCATCCTCGCTTGTTGGAAGAAGCAGTGCCATTCAATATGGAATCGGATTCGCTGAATTGCATGGTGCTCGGTACGGATGTACAACCCGGAATGCCGGAATTTGATATTTTCATTAAAGAGGTTCAAAAAGAAATCACGGTCAAAGCCGGACAAAAATGTACTGCCGTGCGTCGTATTATGGTTCCGGAAAATTTAATAGAAGATGTGCAGATCGCTTTAGGAAAACGTCTCGCTTCCACCACCATTGGTGACCCAAATGTAGAGGGAGTGCGTATGGGGGCTTTGGCTTCTAAAAGTCAGGTGCAAGAAGTGCGTGAGAAGGTTCAACTCTTATCCAAACAACAGGAAATCGTTTATGGTTCGTTGGATAAAATGGAAGTGATGGGTGGAGATACGGAGCGGGGAGCTTTCTTTTCGCCAATTCTCATGCTGAATAAAGATCCTTTCAAAAATACCGATTGTCATGAAGTGGAACCTTTCGGTCCGGTGTCTACACTTATGCCCTATAAGACAATAAATGACGCCATCGAACTCGCAAAAATGGGAAAGGGCTCTTTGGTAAGTAGTATCATAACCGCAGATGACAAAATTGCAAGAGAATATGTGTTGGGTGCGGCCTGCATGCATGGACGTATTTTAGTTCTGAATAATGATTGTGCAAAAGAAAGTACAGGTCATGGCTCTCCAATGCCGATGTTAACGCATGGTGGTCCCGGAAGAGCAGGAGGTGGAGAAGAGATGGGCGGAATGCGTGGTGTCTTTCATTATTTGAACAGAGTGGCTATACAAGGTTCTCCTACCTCTTTGACCAATATCACCGGTGTCTATCAGTCAGGTGGAAAGCAGGTAGAAGATGTCAAACATCCTTTCAAAAAGCATTTTGAAGAGCTGACAATAGGTGAAACATTAATTACCCATAAGCATACCGTTAGTGAAGCTGATATTGTGAACTTCGCGAATGTGAGTGGAGATAATTTCTATGCTCATATGGATGCTACATCACTGGAAGGAACCATCTTTACGCAACGAGTTGCACACGGATACTTTGTATTGAGCAAGGCCGCAGGATTATTTGTGGATGCGAAAAAAGGTCCGGTGATGTTGAATTATGGATTAGAAGAATGCCGTTTTACAAAACCCGTTTATCCGGGAATGACGATTGGCGTTCGCTTAACAGTAAAAGAAAAAGTAGACACTGAAAAGAGAACACCGGAAGATATTGCCAAGGGAATTGTAAAATGGCTGGTAGATGTGTATGATGAAACGGGAGAAACGGTGGCAATTGCGACGATTCTTACGATGGTCAGGAAACTGAATCAGAATTAAGAATTAAGAATTAAGAATTAAGAATTAAGAATGCAGAATTAAGAATTAGAAATGTAGAGTTAAGAATTTGTAGTGAGAATTGAGAACTTAGCAGTGAAAGAGGGAAAGTAAAAGTTAATTAAATCGAAATATTTGTTTAAGAATGAATTTCAATCAGGAGAATTAAAGGTATGTTGACTCAAAAAATTAGTACGGAAATAAGCAAGGGGATAGCTACGATCACATTTTTCATCCTCAGTCTAACTCTTTGCCGGGAGTTTTACTCAGAGAACTTGCCGCGGAAATAAGAGCAGCAGGTGCAAATGAAGATGCTAAAGTAATTGTGTTGAAAAGTGAAGGAGATAAAGCTTTTTGTGCAGGCGCCTCGTTCGATGAACTGATGTCGATTCATGATGACGAAACCGGAAAAATTTTCTTTTCAGGCTTTGCTGAAGTGATCAATGCCATGCGCAAGGCACCCAAATTTATTATCGCTGCTGTTCAGGGGAAAGCTGTTGGGGGCGGAGTGGGTCTTGCGGCTGCAGCTGATTATACGTTGGCGCATGATAGTGCGTCTGTAAAACTCAGTGAGCTTGCCGTTGGAATAGGACCTTTCGTGGTCGGTCCGGCGGTGGAAAGAAAAATGGGTACGGCTGCTTTTATGCATTTATCCATCAATGCTGCTTCGTGGAAAGATGCCTTTTGGGCAAGAGAAAAAGGACTTTACAATGAAGTGTTTTCTACTCATGAGGAACTAAATAAGGCAGTAAATACATTGGCGGATACCCTTGCCACAAGTCATCCCGAAGCCATGAAAATGCTGAAGAAAATATTTTGGGAAGGCACTGAAAACTGGGACCAACTTCTGGTAGAAAGAGCAGGGATGAGCGGCGCTCTTGTACTGAGTGAATTTACACGTAACG from Bacteroidota bacterium harbors:
- the paaZ gene encoding phenylacetic acid degradation bifunctional protein PaaZ — its product is MNKLQNYYCGKWVSGEGDGQTLYNAINGGIIATASSKGLDFAKMLDYGRTTGGHQFRKMTFHERGRMLKALALHLGTKKEDFYKISWATGATRVDSWIDIEGGIGNLFANSSLRRQFPNETFCLEGDMVKLSKNGTFIGHHICVPREGVAIHINAFNFPVWGMLEKIAVNLMAGVPAVVKPATITSFLTEAVVKEIVASGILPEGSLQLICGSANGILDHVSSQDVVTFTGSASTGKMLKAHPRLLEEAVPFNMESDSLNCMVLGTDVQPGMPEFDIFIKEVQKEITVKAGQKCTAVRRIMVPENLIEDVQIALGKRLASTTIGDPNVEGVRMGALASKSQVQEVREKVQLLSKQQEIVYGSLDKMEVMGGDTERGAFFSPILMLNKDPFKNTDCHEVEPFGPVSTLMPYKTINDAIELAKMGKGSLVSSIITADDKIAREYVLGAACMHGRILVLNNDCAKESTGHGSPMPMLTHGGPGRAGGGEEMGGMRGVFHYLNRVAIQGSPTSLTNITGVYQSGGKQVEDVKHPFKKHFEELTIGETLITHKHTVSEADIVNFANVSGDNFYAHMDATSLEGTIFTQRVAHGYFVLSKAAGLFVDAKKGPVMLNYGLEECRFTKPVYPGMTIGVRLTVKEKVDTEKRTPEDIAKGIVKWLVDVYDETGETVAIATILTMVRKLNQN